In Aspergillus luchuensis IFO 4308 DNA, chromosome 1, nearly complete sequence, the following are encoded in one genomic region:
- a CDS encoding SWIRM domain-containing protein (COG:S;~EggNog:ENOG410PMWY;~InterPro:IPR009057,IPR007526;~PFAM:PF04433;~go_function: GO:0005515 - protein binding [Evidence IEA]), whose protein sequence is MTSFTAASLTSRGDKVNMSRLPSVSSLMSPPETKPLESFSPTTISPYTMAQDPPYNHEVRLPPMPSDHKRTQSEMNLPSPPVTPYTGNKKRRSNGPEPIDKDAVVGSSRDPVLFPRHEGLTDIATDEPLFGSMLPPSAEALVDQHINSHMARFENKLNKPTRDEYLLALSCVPIVSAQFNRNPAAWAREERETLERQLLMMNRCRPRAIDAKLKKIAPAPAKRAVAAQPRLQRTPRVKRTPKSTPKQRILDTFDSPPSSAKPPRAIGTNRDDTDYNSIKDYCPSIETLGGNAKALKADWKGQVLDLSHDPDRHLLSSAELNLAATLRLSCATYLCSKRRIFEARVKALNVGKEFRKTDAQQACKIDVNKASKLWTAYERVGWFDPEHFRQYRR, encoded by the coding sequence ATGACCTCAttcactgctgcttctttgaCCAGTCGTGGTGATAAGGTCAATATGAGTCGTCTGCCGTCTGTTTCGAGTTTAATGTCCCCCCCAGAGACTAAGCCCCTCGAGAGCTTCAGTCCCACCACAATCTCACCGTATACAATGGCCCAGGATCCGCCGTATAACCATGAAGTGAGGCTTCCTCCCATGCCGAGTGATCACAAGCGAACACAGTCGGAAATGAACTTGCCATCGCCGCCAGTCACTCCCTATACTGGGAATAAGAAACGGCGATCGAATGGACCAGAACCGATTGATAAGGATGCCGTCGTCGGTTCCTCCAGGGACCCTGTTCTCTTTCCCCGCCACGAAGGCCTTACTGATATTGCCACTGATGAGCCGTTGTTTGGGTCCATGCTCCCCCCATCGGCGGAAGCGTTGGTTGACCAGCATATAAATTCTCACATGGCGAGATTTGAAAATAAACTTAACAAGCCGACGCGTGACGAATATCTTCTAGCTCTTTCATGCGTGCCGATTGTATCTGCCCAATTTAACCGGAACCCAGCAGCATGGGCTAGGGAAGAGCGGGAGACCTTAGAACGCCAGCTTTTGATGATGAATCGGTGTCGTCCACGTGCTATAGATgcgaagctgaagaagatcgctCCGGCTCCCGCAAAGAGGGCAGTTGCTGCCCAGCCTCGTCTGCAACGGACACCAAGGGTAAAGCGGACGCCAAAGTCCACACCGAAGCAAAGGATCCTCGATACATTTGACTCACCCCCGTCGAGTGCCAAGCCGCCTCGCGCCATAGGCACAAACCGGGATGATACAGATTACAACTCCATTAAGGACTATTGCCCCTCAATAGAGACCCTTGGAGGCAACGCAAAGGCACTAAAGGCAGATTGGAAAGGCCAAGTGTTAGATCTCAGCCATGATCCGGATCGGCATTTGCTGAGCTCTGCAGAGCTCAACCTTGCTGCTACTTTAAGGCTTTCATGTGCGACCTACCTATGCAGCAAGCGTCGCATTTTCGAAGCCCGCGTGAAGGCTTTGAATGTTGGTAAGGAATTTCGGAAGACCGATGCTCAGCAGGCTTGCAAGATTGATGTCaataaagcaagcaagctcTGGACGGCGTATGAGcgggttggttggttcgATCCCGAACATTTTCGACAGTATCGAAGATAA
- a CDS encoding CDC50/LEM3 family protein (COG:D,K,T;~EggNog:ENOG410PG9Y;~InterPro:IPR005045;~PFAM:PF03381;~TransMembrane:2 (i53-74o342-367i);~go_component: GO:0016020 - membrane [Evidence IEA]) encodes MSHPEATRAESLDEQEHRGGADDKKSKNRRPANTAFRQQRLKAWQPILTPKSVLPLFFVIGVIFAPIGGLLLWASSQVQEIVIDYSECAEKAPTSYAASISDQVKSSFKSSGDSSIPTWQRFNESGTTVCRLMFEIPDTLEPPVLLYYRLTNFYQNHRRYVKSMDTDQLKGKAVDNNTINGGSCDPLKLDPSTGKAYYPCGLIANSQFNDTIRSPKLINNGVTAETYNMTNKGIAWDSDKQLIKKTQYNKWQVVPPPNWHDRYPNGYVDGIPNLHEDEEFMVWMRTAALPAFSKLSRRNDTTAMTAGIYQLDIEDRFPVTEYGGTKSILISTRTVMGGQNPFMGIAYVVVGGLCIVLGALFTIAHLVRPRKLGDHTYLTWNNEQESSAVATGRDGRFGSHAT; translated from the exons ATGTCCCATCCCGAAGCGACCCGTGCGGAGTCTTTGGACGAGCAAGAACATAGGGGGGGAGCTGACGATAAGAAGTCTAAGAACAGGAGACCAGCAA ATACTGCGTTCAGACAGCAGCGCTTGAAAGCCTGGCA ACCAATATTGACCCCAAAGAGCGTACtgcctcttttttttgttattgGTGTGATATTCGCCCCCATTGGTGGTCTCCTGCTATGGGCCAGCTCACAG GTACAAGAGATTGTCATAGACTATTCTGAATGTGCTGAGAAGGCGCCCACCTCCTATGCAGCCTCTATTTCAGACCAAGTTAAATCTTCCTTCAAATCATCAGGCGATAGTTCCATTCCAACGTGGCAAAGATTCAATGAGAGCGGAACTACAGTCTGTCGATTGATGTTTGAGATTCCGGATACCTTGGAGCCGCCTGTGCTTCTATATTATCGCTTAACGAACTTCTATCAGAACCATCGGAGATACGTTAAGTCCATGGACACAGATCAGTTGAAAGGAAAAGCAGttgacaacaacaccataaATGGTGGCTCTTGTGACCCCCTCAAACTTGACCCCTCAACTGGCAAAGCATATTATCCATGCGGCCTTATAGCCAATTCTCAATTCAACGATACCATCCGCAGCCCAAAGCTTATCAACAATGGTGTGACTGCTGAGACCTACAACATGACCAATAAAGGCATTGCTTGGGACAGTGACAAGCAGCTCATCAAGAAGACTCAGTATAATAAATGGCAGGTGGTTCCTCCGCCTAATTGGCACGATCGATACCCTAACGGTTATGTCGACGGTATACCTAATCTTCATGAAGACGAAGAGTTTATGGTATGGATGAGAACTGCTGCGCTGCCGGCTTTCAGTAAGCTATCCCGCAGAAACGACACAACGGCAATGACTGCAGGAATTTATCAGTTGGACATTGAAGACC GCTTCCCTGTCACCGAGTACGGAGGTACTAAATCGATACTCATATCAACGCGGACTGTGATGGGCGGGCAAAACCCATTCATGGGTATTGCCTACGTCGTTGTAGGTGGACTATGCATTGTTCTTGGGGCATTATTTACCATTGCACATCTTGTTCGGCCGAG GAAACTTGGCGATCACACTTACTTGACCTGGAACAATGAGCAGGAGAGCTCGGCTGTGGCAACCGGGCGGGATGGCAGATTTGGTTCTCATGCTACTTAA
- the spt16 gene encoding chromatin-remodeling protein SPT16 (BUSCO:EOG09260K4V;~COG:K;~EggNog:ENOG410PGE8;~InterPro:IPR000994,IPR011993,IPR013953,IPR029148, IPR029149,IPR040258,IPR036005,IPR013719;~MEROPS:MER0026495;~PFAM:PF08512,PF08644,PF14826,PF00557;~go_component: GO:0035101 - FACT complex [Evidence IEA]), whose amino-acid sequence MAEEIVIDKSTFFNRLSSFYNAWKADKRSSHANFGGVSSIVILMGKTDEANSFQKNNAMHFWLLGYEFPATLLVFTTEMVYVVTTAKKAKHLEPLKGGKIPVEILVTSKTPDEKMKSFEKCIDVIKNAGKKVGVLPKDTTAGPFAEDWKKAYATLSNEVEEVDISPALSATLSVKDTDELVSIRNASRACSGLMSEYFVDEMSRLLDEEKQMSHKALSMRIDAKIDDAKFFNKLAKLPAEFDPQQIDWAYGPVIQSGGKYDLKLTAISDNNNLQPGIIIAGFGIRYKTYSSMIARTYLVDPTKTQEANYAFLLNVREAILKDVRDGAVAKDLYSKAMNMVRTKKPELESHFLKTVGAGIGIELRDANMVLNGKNDKVLKSGMTFAVTVGLTDVEDASIKDKNRTVYSMIITDTVRVGETGPLVFTKDAGVDMDSVSFYFGDEEEPQRPVKEKKEAKSSSVANRNVTRTKLRAERPTQINEGAEARRREHQKELAGKKTKEGLDRFAGTTGDDNGVTQKKFKRFESYKRDNQLPTRVKDLTVYVDQKASTVIVPIMGRPVPFHINTIKNASKSDEGEYAYLRINFLSPGQGVGRKDDQPFEDLSAHFLRNLTLRSKDNDRLAQIAQDITELRKNALRREQEKKEMEDVVEQDKLVEIRNRRPVKLPDVYLRPPLDGKRVPGEVEIHQNGLRYMSPFRNEHVDVLFSNVKHLFFQPCAHELIVLIHVHLKTPIMIGKRKTRDVQFYREATEMQFDETGNRRRKHRYGDEEEFEAEQEERRRRAALDREFKAFAEKIADAGKDESVDVDIPFREIGFTGVPNRSNVLIQPTTDALVQLTEPPFLVITLNEVEIAHLERVQFGLKNFDLVFVFKDFHRAPVHINTIPVESLEGVKDWLDSVDIAFTEGPLNLNWTTIMKTVVSDPYGFFADGGWSFLAAESDSEGGSDEDEESAFELSESELAAADESSEDDSEFDDDASAEASDDFSADEESGEDWDELETKAKKKDRESGLDDEDRGKKRKR is encoded by the exons ATGGCCGAAGAGATTGTGATAGACAAATCTACTTTCTTCAATAGATTATCAAGCTTCTATAATGCATGGAAAGCCGACAAACGATCTAGTCATGCCAATTTCGGTGGTGTGTCGTCGATTGTGATCCTAATGGGCAAAACCGACGAAGCGAACAGCTTTCAGAAGAACAACGCAATGCAC TTCTGGCTCCTTGGCTATGAATTTCCCGCTACGCTTCTTGTTTTTACGACGGAGATGGTGTATGTGGTGACTACCGCGAAGAAAG CCAAGCACCTTGAACCCTTGAAAGGTGGCAAGATTCCGGTGGAGATATTAGTGACATCCAAGACTCCagatgagaagatgaaatCTTTCGAAAAGTGCATTGACGTTATCAAAAATGCTGGT aaaaaagtTGGCGTATTGCCGAAAGACACAACCGCAGGTCCTTTCGCAGAAGATTGGAAGAAGGCTTATGCAACATTGTCAAATGAAGTCGAGGAAGTTGATATTTCGCCCGCTCTTTCAGCTACTCTCTCTGTCAAGGATACTGATGAATTA GTATCTATACGTAATGCATCGCGGGCATGCAGTGGTCTGATGTCTGAGTACTTCGTGGATGAAATGTCCCGCCTACTtgatgaagagaagcagaTGAGCCACAAAGCTCTTTCAATGCGGATCGATGCGAAAATAGACGACGCAAAATTCTTCAACAAGTTAGCGAAATTGCCGGCCGAATTTGACCCCCAACAAATCGATTGGGCATATGGACCAGTGATCCAAAGTGGAGGGAAATATGATCTCAAGCTGACTGCGATAtccgacaacaacaattTGCAGCCGGGGATAATAATTGCTGGCTTCGGCATTCGTTACAAGACCTACAGTTCGATGATTGCACGCACCTACCTAGTTGACCCGACGAAAACTCAGGAGGCAAATTACGCCTTTCTACTAAACGTCCGCGAAGCGATTTTGAAAGACGTCCGTGACGGGGCCGTGGCTAAGGACCTATACAGCAAGGCGATGAATATGGTTCGGACAAAGAAGCCTGAGCTTGAATCTCATTTCCTGAAAACCGTCGGCGCTGGCATAGGAATTGAGCTTCGAGACGCTAATATGGTTCTTAACGGAAAGAACGATAAGGTTTTGAAGAGCGGAATGACATTCGCTGTCACAGTTGGTCTGACTGACGTTGAAGACGCGAGCATCAAAGACAAGAATAGAACCGTTTATTCGATGATCATTACAGACACTGTTCGCGTCGGAGAAACCGGGCCTCTGGTGTTTACGAAAGATGCTGGTGTTGACATGGACTCTGTATCGTTCTACtttggggatgaagaagagccaCAGAGACCAgtaaaggagaagaaggaggcgaAATCAAGCTCTGTTGCCAATAGGAATGTTACGAGAACGAAGCTTCGTGCTGAAAGACCCACTCAGATTAATGAAGGTGCCGAAGCACGGCGACGTGAGCATCAAAAGGAGTTGGCTGGCAAAAAGACCAAGGAAGGTCTGGACAGATTTGCCGGTACGACTGGCGATGATAACGGAGTCACACAGAAAAAGTTCAAGAGATTCGAGTCTTACAAGAGAGACAATCAGCTCCCAACGAGGGTGAAAGACCTAACCGTTTATGTAGATCAGAAGGCTTCCACGGTTATTGTGCCAATTATGGGTCGGCCAGTACCCTTCCATATTAACACGATCAAGAATGCTAGCAAGAGTGACGAGGGAGAGTATGCGTATCTCCGAATCAATTTCCTTTCACCGGGTCAAGGCGTGGGCCGAAAGGATGATCAGCCTTTCGAAGACCTCTCCGCCCATTTTCTGCGCAATTTGACACTCCGGTCCAAGGACAACGACCGACTGGCCCAGATCGCTCAAGACATCACAGAACTTCGAAAGAATGCTCTGCGGCGGgaacaagagaagaaggaaatggaAGATGTGGTAGAACAAGACAAGTTGGTTGAAATCAGGA ATCGTCGTCCTGTAAAACTGCCTGATGTATACCTTCGGCCTCCTCTGGATGGTAAACGCGTTCCAGGGGAAGTTGAGATCCATCAGAACGGTCTTCGTTACATGTCACCTTTCCGAAATGAACATGTAGATGTCCTGTTCAGCAACGTGAAGCACCTGTTTTTCCAACCTTGCGCTCACGAATTGATCGTTCTGATACATGTTCATCTGAAAACACCTATTATGatagggaaaaggaagactAGAGATGTGCAGTTCTACCGGGAGGCAACCGAAATGCAGTTTGATGAAACCGGCAATCGTAGGCGCAAGCATCGTTatggggatgaagaggagttCGAAGCTGAACAGGAAGAGAGACGGCGGAGAGCCGCTCTGGATCGGGAGTTCAAGGCTTTCGCCGAAAAGATTGCAGATGCCGGAAAAGACGAAAGCGTGGATGTTGACATCCCTTTCAGAGAAATTGGTTTCACTGGCGTACCAAACCGCTCTAATGTTTTGATCCAACCCACAACAGATGCTCTTGTCCAATTGACAGAGCCGCCCTTCCTGGTGATTACTCTGAATGAGGTAGAGATTGCTCATTTAGAGAGAGTACAG TTTGGACTCAAAAACTTTGACCTGGTTTTTGTTTTCAAGGATTTCCACAGGGCCCCTGTTCATATCAATACAATCCCTGTCGAATCGCTAGAGGGTGTCAAAGACTGGCTAGATTCTGTTGATATAGCTTTCACAGAGGGTCCACTGAACTTGAACTGGACAACAATCATGAAGACAGTCGTAAGTGACCCATACGGTTTCTTCGCCGATGGGGGCTGGTCATTCTTGGCCGCAGAGTCGGATTCAGAGGGCGGAtcagacgaagacgaggagtcCGCGTTTGAGCTTTCTGAATCAGAGCTGGCGGCCGCCGACGAGAGTTCAGAAGACGACAGTGAATTCGACGATGATGCCAGTGCCGAGGCTAGCGATGACTTCAGTGCCGACGAAGAGAGTGGTGAAGACTGGGACGAACTCGAAAcgaaggcaaagaaaaaggacagGGAAAGTGgtctggatgatgaagatcgtGGGAAAAAGCGCAAGCGATGA
- a CDS encoding zinc metalloprotease (COG:O;~EggNog:ENOG410PIAE;~InterPro:IPR008754,IPR024079;~MEROPS:MER0011122;~PFAM:PF05572;~SECRETED:SignalP(1-25);~go_function: GO:0008237 - metallopeptidase activity [Evidence IEA]), which translates to MTLLLNLHALFTAIVFANLSTRCSALLSGRDFCSTPAPDESLRAEHRRLYDLQAQRGSTAEESREVVSMIEIETWFHIVSSNEASNAVSDDMITSQLSYLQKAYESATISYRLEGITRHINDSWARNDDELGMKNALRRGIYSTLNVYFQTDLQASSDDTSRGFPYNGNRRTDVSGQSSTTVLGFCTLPDPSVNSSSPRSSYIKDGCNVLADTMPGGSLAQYNQGGTAVHEVGHWNGLLHTFEGESCSPDNEGDYIDDTPEQSEPTSGCPAEKDSCPDLPGLDAIHNFMDYSSDDCYESFTPDQAERMRSMWSAMREGK; encoded by the exons ATGACATTGTTACTCAACTTACACGCGCTCTTTACCGCCATTGTTTTTGCCAATCTTTCAACCAGATGCAGCGCACTGCTCTCTGGACGTGACTTTTGCTCCACACCGGCGCCCGATGAGTCACTCCGAGCAGAGCACAGGAGATTGTATGATCTACAGGCCCAACGTGGCAGCACCGCTGAGGAAAGCCGGGAGGTGGTGTCTATGATTGAAATCGAGACATGGTTTCATATCGTAAGCAGCAATGAAGCATCCAACGCAGTATCAGACGACATGATCACCAGTCAG CTTTCCTATCTTCAGAAGGCATATGAAAGTGCGACTATCAGCTATCGGTTGGAGGGCATTACTCGTCATATAAATGACTCTTGGGCGCGAAATGATGACGAAttggggatgaagaatgCCCTACGAAGGGGCATTTATAGCACTTTGAATGTCTATTTCCAAACAGATCTTCAGGCGTCTTCCGACGACACTTCTCGGGGCTTCCCCTATAACGGCAATCGACGAACAGATGTATCGGGTCAATCATCAACAACTGTCCTTGGCTTCTGTACGTTGCCTGATCCGAGCGTGAATTCCAGCAGCCCACGTTCTAGTTACATCAAGGATGGTTGTAACGTGTTAGCCGATACCATGCCGGGTGGTAGTTTAGCGCAGTACAACCAGGGCGGCACAGCGGTTCATGAGGTTGGCCATTGGAATGGGCTGCTGCACACGTTCGAAGGTGAATCGTGCTCCCCTGATAATGAAGGAGATTACATTGATGACACCCCTGAGCAATCGGAGCCTACGAGCGGATGCCCCGCCGAGAAGGATTCATGCCCAGATCTTCCTGGCCTTGATGCAATCCATAATTTTATGGACTATTCATCTGATGACTGTTATGAGAGTTTTACTCCAGATCAAGctgagaggatgaggagcaTGTGGTCCGCTATGCGGGAAGGGAAGTGA